In Acuticoccus sp. I52.16.1, a single genomic region encodes these proteins:
- a CDS encoding hydantoinase B/oxoprolinase family protein yields the protein MRQDAEPASGGPLRPAGPPPVCDPVTLEIVRGAISAAQSEMEALIERTAISAFIREKKDFYTALFDADGIMAVGSKVPIFGDLTGPVFAVFPKETMRPGDVYWYNDCYGSQGAVSHSNDQVLLAPVFTGGVLSAFVMSWAHFADIGGLRAGSISPDATEIFQEGIIIPPTKLVDAGVTNEATLAIFHRNSRFPDQSVGDMSALVASVGLGVTRVGEIAERFGRTVFADALAQLLARTRALVRQRLAETFDYGTHRFTDAIDTDGHGNGPFKMRFALTRERGPDGEDRFIFDATESDDQAAGPINLIMNPGVPGAALGLYYLGGDPAQVCNAGGPLAIDEVRLREGSIVQPRWPAPLGLRGLTMMRMLSALNGLVNVAGGGAPAAQSAYVVAMIRGMARDEHGALAPYLLSDGIGVGYGARPTADGIDAVYFVAQENYPVEFLELGYPVTMRSYGIAVDTGGPGRYRGGCGIVREYVIEAETAMLSIRIDSVKNPPWGYAGGKSGGAGRVVVNPGTASERELAPLSDGNALQKGDILRIVTGGGGGYGHPYDRPADDVLEDVLGGFVTAEAAALHYGVVVAGGALDAAATASRRLDRPAIKAFHRNEYVDALV from the coding sequence ATGCGCCAAGACGCGGAACCCGCATCCGGCGGCCCGCTGCGGCCCGCCGGTCCGCCGCCCGTGTGCGACCCCGTCACGCTTGAGATCGTGCGCGGCGCCATCTCCGCCGCGCAGAGCGAGATGGAAGCGCTGATCGAGCGCACCGCCATCTCCGCCTTCATCCGCGAGAAGAAGGACTTCTACACCGCCCTCTTCGACGCCGACGGGATCATGGCGGTCGGCTCCAAGGTGCCGATCTTCGGCGACCTCACCGGCCCCGTCTTCGCCGTCTTCCCCAAGGAAACGATGCGGCCCGGCGACGTCTACTGGTACAACGACTGCTACGGCTCGCAGGGCGCGGTGTCGCATTCCAACGACCAGGTGCTGCTGGCCCCGGTCTTCACCGGCGGCGTCCTGTCGGCGTTCGTCATGTCCTGGGCGCACTTTGCCGACATCGGCGGCCTGCGCGCCGGGTCGATCAGCCCGGACGCGACCGAGATCTTCCAGGAAGGCATCATCATCCCGCCGACGAAGCTCGTCGACGCCGGGGTCACGAACGAGGCGACGCTCGCCATCTTCCACCGCAACTCGCGCTTTCCCGACCAGAGCGTCGGCGACATGAGCGCGCTGGTGGCGAGCGTCGGGCTCGGCGTCACCCGCGTCGGCGAAATCGCCGAGCGGTTCGGGCGCACGGTGTTCGCCGATGCGCTCGCCCAGCTCCTCGCCCGCACGCGCGCCCTGGTGCGTCAACGCCTCGCCGAGACGTTCGACTACGGCACTCACCGCTTCACCGACGCGATCGACACCGACGGACACGGCAACGGCCCCTTCAAGATGCGCTTCGCCCTCACCCGCGAGCGCGGGCCGGACGGCGAGGACCGCTTCATCTTCGACGCGACCGAGAGCGACGATCAGGCGGCGGGGCCGATCAACCTCATCATGAACCCCGGTGTCCCGGGCGCGGCGTTGGGGCTCTACTACCTCGGCGGCGACCCGGCGCAGGTGTGCAACGCCGGCGGCCCCCTCGCGATCGACGAGGTGCGGTTGCGCGAGGGGTCGATCGTGCAGCCCAGATGGCCGGCGCCGCTCGGCCTGCGCGGCCTGACGATGATGCGCATGCTCTCCGCGCTGAACGGGCTCGTCAACGTCGCCGGCGGCGGCGCACCGGCCGCCCAATCGGCCTACGTGGTGGCGATGATCCGCGGCATGGCGCGCGACGAGCACGGGGCGCTCGCCCCCTACCTCCTGTCGGACGGGATCGGCGTCGGCTACGGCGCGCGGCCGACCGCGGACGGGATCGACGCGGTCTACTTCGTGGCGCAGGAGAACTACCCGGTCGAGTTCCTGGAGCTCGGCTATCCGGTGACTATGCGCTCCTACGGCATCGCGGTCGACACCGGCGGGCCGGGGCGTTACCGCGGCGGCTGTGGCATCGTGCGCGAGTACGTCATCGAAGCCGAGACGGCGATGCTGTCGATCCGGATCGACAGCGTGAAGAACCCGCCGTGGGGCTATGCCGGCGGCAAGTCCGGCGGCGCCGGGCGCGTCGTCGTCAATCCCGGCACGGCGAGCGAGCGCGAGCTGGCCCCGCTGTCGGACGGCAACGCCCTCCAAAAAGGCGACATCCTGCGCATCGTCACCGGCGGGGGCGGCGGCTACGGCCACCCGTACGACCGCCCGGCCGACGACGTGCTCGAAGA